The following proteins are co-located in the Triticum aestivum cultivar Chinese Spring chromosome 1A, IWGSC CS RefSeq v2.1, whole genome shotgun sequence genome:
- the LOC123100641 gene encoding BTB/POZ and MATH domain-containing protein 2-like, translating into MSQRAGEMAEPEARITTVGSSAFRFRVDYEQSKKLPIGKAIHSDVVSAGGHHWRIEFFPRGQSEAEKGEYVSIFFRHMSKTRRIRAIIEAFVIGSDGNPSAPDILQRTFQTFEINGDKGRHDSWGWNRFAKGAILEKIFLAERHVTFVCAIILIDDKPAILVPPSDIGTHLGRLLDRTDGTDVSFIVGDETFHAHRAVVAARSPVFRAQLFGSMSEATMSSIRLHDITPATFKVMLGFIYMDEFPGEDESNDYSTEMLQNLLAAADLYALDRLKVICAQKLWNTVSVDTVATMLACAKTYNCQELKNNCIDFFAVEANFKEAMFTDGYALLLLKFPSITAELKRRVRA; encoded by the exons A TGAGCCAGCGAGCTGGCGAGATGGCAGAGCCAGAGGCGCGGATCACCACTGTGGGTTCTTCAGCCTTCAGGTTCAGAGTAGACTACGAGCAAAGCAAGAAGCTTCCCATTGGCAAGGCCATCCACTCCGACGTCGTCTCCGCCGGTGGACACCACTGGAGGATCGAGTTCTTCCCGCGTGGCCAGAGCGAGGCCGAAAAGGGCGAGTATGTCTCCATCTTCTTCAGGCACATGAGCAAAACCAGAAGGATCAGAGCCATCATCGAGGCCTTCGTCATTGGCAGCGACGGCAATCCATCTGCGCCGGACATACTGCAGAGGACATTTCAAACCTTTGAAATCAACGGAGATAAAGGCCGCCACGACTCCTGGGGATGGAATCGGTTTGCCAAGGGAGCTATTCTGGAGAAAATTTTCTTAGCAGAGAGGCACGTCACGTTTGTATGCGCCATCATACTCATTGATGACAAACCTGCTATTCTTGTCCCGCCTTCAGATATCGGGACTCATCTTGGCCGCCTGCTTGATCGTACTGACGGCACAGATGTGTCATTCATCGTTGGTGATGAGACATTCCATGCTCACCGGGCGGTGGTTGCTGCCCGCTCACCGGTCTTCAGAGCACAGCTCTTCGGTTCCATGTCCGAGGCTACAATGTCATCCATTAGATTGCACGACATCACGCCTGCAACATTCAAAGTTATGCTTGGGTTTATATACATGGATGAATTCCCCGGAGAAGACGAGTCTAATGACTATTCCACTGAGATGCTCCAGAATCTACTCGCCGCGGCTGATCTATACGCACTTGATCGGCTGAAGGTTATCTGTGCCCAGAAGTTATGGAATACAGTTTCAGTAGATACAGTTGCAACTATGTTAGCTTGTGCCAAAACCTATAACTGTCAGGAATTGAAGAACAACTGCATTGACTTCTTCGCGGTGGAAGCAAATTTTAAAGAGGCCatgttcactgatggttatgcttTGTTGCTTCTAAAATTCCCATCGATTACCGCTGAGCTCAAAAGGAGGGTTCGGGCATAA